TGCCGTCGTCACCTTCCTGCTCGGGGCATTTCTTTACACCACCAGTGTGGACACGCTCCTTAAAAGTTCGGGGAATTACGCGCGGCTGCTGGCGGAAAACCTAAATTATAACATCTACATAGGATTCTATGCACCGTTGAAGGGCAGAGGCCTTTCTATGGACCTGCGCAAGTGGGATCAGTTCGGCACTTTGGATTCTCTGATAAAAGATTTTACCTATGGGTTGAAGATTCAGCGAATCAAGATCATCGACCGCCAGAGGAAAATAGTCTACAGCACCGAATACGATCTTATAGGAAAACCGGAAGCCAAGAGCGCTTACGTAGAAGAGGCGCTGGCGGGCAAGGACTTGACTGCAATCGGCGAGGAAAAACGCTCTCCGTGGCGCTGGTACGGCAATTGGTACGTGGACACGTACTACCCCTTGCGTGAAGGAGCGGGCAACTACTGGATGCTTGGAAACATCTACGGCGTTATCCAAATAACGCAAGACGTTTCGGATCAGTACGCAGTGGTGCACAGGTCGATACTTGTTATCATCGTTGTGGCCGCGGGTTTGATGGTGTTTCTTTTCATAACGCTGACCCTCATTGTGCGTCGAGGCGAGAGGATCGTATTGGAGAGGGCCAGGGAGCAGAAGAGGCTGGAAGAACAGCTTCAACAATCGGAAAAGCTGGCTTCCATCGGCCAGATGGTGGCGACTCTGGCCCACGAGATTCGCAACCCGTTAGGCATCATCCGCTCGTCAGCCGAGGTCCTGACAAAAAAGTCAAATCCTGACCCGGCACGAATACAGAAGCTTTGCGGTGTGATTGTGGAAGAGGCGAGTCGATTGAGCAGCATTCTCAAGGACTTCCTGGATTTCGCAAAACCCAGGTCTCCGTCGGTCAGGGCTATTGACGTTCGCGATGTGATCGCTAGAGTAAGAGATAATCTGGAGCACGAAATCCGGGCCAGGGACATCAGATGGTCCCAGCCGGAAACCAACGGCGCTCCGGGAATGGTCATGGGAGACCCCGACCTGTTGTACCAAGCTTTTCTGAATGTTACCATGAACGCATTCGAGGCGATGGAGAACGGAGGCAGTTTCGACATCGATGTGGCACCCGAGCCTTCCGGGGTTCGGATTGATTTCGCGGACGACGGCCACGGGATCAAAGAAGAGGATGTGGCCAAGATTTTCACGCCTTTTTTCACGACTCATGAGATGGGAACCGGACTGGGGCTTTCCGTGGTACACAATATCATAACCGCTCACGGAGGAGAGGTCTCTGTGGACAGTAGAGAAGGTCATGGAGCCGTCTTTAGTATCCTGCTTCCGGCAGGGAGGCCGAGGGCCTGAACCGAGAGGCACTACTAAAGAGCAAAGGATCAACATGCCAACCGTGCTGGTTGTAGACGACGAAAAGAACTATTTGGTGGTACTGGAGGACCTGCTGCAGGACGCGGGCTACGAAGTCGCGACCGCCTCTTCTGGAGCGCAAGCCATTGAAATCATACAGAACACCCCTGTAGACACGGTCCTTTCGGACATCAAAATGCCCGGCCTTTCCGGGATAGAGCTTTTGGAGGCAGTCAAAGCGGTAGACAGCGATCTTCCCGTGATCCTGATGACCGCATACGCGGAGGTTGATCAGGCGGTCAACGCGATGAAAAACGGCGCCTTGGATCACATCCAGAAGCCGTTTGACAACCACGACATAAGAAGGGCGGTGGCGCGAGGTGTCGAGCGCCGGTCGCTCATAAAGAACATCAGGCGTCTCGAGGCCGAACTGGGGACAATCTGGGGAAATATCGTAGGCAAGTCCAGAGCAATGGAGACGGTCTTTTCGTTAATGAAACGCGTGGCAGACACTCCGACAACGGTTTTGATCACAGGCGAATCGGGTACGGGCAAGGAACTCATAGCACGAGGGATTCATAAGGCGTCTTCCAGGAGCCAGGCGCCGTTTGTGTCAATCAACTGCGCTGCTGTCCCTGAGAATCTACTGGAATCAGAGCTGTTCGGGTACGAGAAGGGGGCTTTTACCGGAGCTGTGAGCCTCAAGCAAGGCAAATTCGAGTTCGCTGACAGTGGGTCGCTTTTCCTGGACGAAGTCGGGGAGATGTCCTTGAACCTGCAAGTGAAGCTTTTGCGGGTCTTGCAGGAGCAAGAATTCCAGCGGGTAGGGGGGAATAAGGACATAAAAGTGGATGTGCGAATAATCGCCGCCACCAATAAAGATTTGAGAGAGGAAGTGGATGCCGGCCGGTTCAGAGCAGACCTCTTCTTCAGGCTTAACGTGGTGGCGATCAATGTGCCTCCGCTTAGAGAGCGCCGTCAAGATATCCCTGTCCTGGTGGCCCATTTTCTGAACAAGTTCGGCGAGCGGTTGGGAAGGTCAATTCGAGACGTGGACCCTGACGTAATGAGCGCCCTGTATAGCTACTCCTGGCCGGGAAACGTCAGAGAGCTGGAAAACGTGATCGAACGCGGGCTCGTATTGTCCAGGAGTTCGACCCTGACGCCTGACGATCTCCCACCGGAGATCCGCGAATCCCATGAGATTGAAGAAGGCATCGACACATTGATTTCATGGGAACGAGGGCTGGCGGAAACCCTGGATGCCATAGAAGAGAGGATGATCCGGCATGCCCTCAAAAAGGCCGGCAACGTGCAAGCACAAGCTGCTAAAACCCTGGGGGTCTCTCGCAGCAACTTGCAGTACAAGATGAAGAAGTATGGGCTGCTCACCTGATGCGCCGGGCCGTTGCGCGTGGGAGATAGGCCTGCCGGATGATGCCACATGTGCCATTGAGGTGAATCTCCGGGAACCATCGGGGAAGTAAAGTGACAAATACTTAATTTACATTGGTCGATAGCAATCAACGGTGATCGCGGGGAAGTGCCGTTTCGAGTGGAGTTGTTGACACCGACTTTGATTTAATCTATAGACAGAAGTGATTTCAAAAGAATGAAGGAGTTTTCGCAGTGATGTGGAAGAAGAGGGTATTAATCATGCGAAATGTCATAGCATATCTGGGTTTCGCTCTCTCCCTAATTCTTGCAACCCCATCGGTTCATGCCCAGATGTACTATCCGAACAGTTACCCGCAGCATCAATATCCTTACGGGACGAACCAGGAGGCGGATGCTCAGACCTGGGGCGGCCCGATGGAGCAAGCCCCTAATCAGCAGCAGGCTTATGGCAACCCCGCTGTCAATCTCCAGTACGACCCAAGGGATGCCGAGATGATCTTGAGAGATCAGCTTTCTCGCTCCCGACAACAGCAAACACAGCCGGCGCCGACTCCTCAACCCGCTCCGAGTCAAGAGAACATGTACGATAATTATTACGGCCACCGGATCCAGGACGAAGGGCAGGTGCAGCAAGTCATGGCGGAAGCCCGACGTGTCGGCAGCTTGATAAGAAATAAAAACGGGAAGTCGTTTCTCGTCATTGACAAGCGCAATTTTCAGTTCTACTTGTATGATCAAGCAGGAAGACTCCTCAGAATAGGGCCCGTGGCCATCGGCAAAGGCAAGACCGATGTTGGGGCTTTTGAGACCCCGGTGGGTGTGTTCCCGATAAGAACCAAGATCCCTGTTGACGATTGGATCAGACCCGACTGGTATTTCATTGAGGAGGGAGAGCCCATACCCAGACGATGGGAGGATCGGAGAGTCCCCGGCTTCTTTCGATACAAGCTCGTATTTGATGGGTCGCGCTACGTGCATTACGCCGAAGCCACCGGTGGCCGGCTGACTCACGGCTGCCTGGGACTTGATTGGCAAGATGCCGAAGCCGTGTTTCATACCATGCAGGTCGGTTCATACTGTGTAATTATAGATCACGGATTTCTGACCCGTCTGGCCAGAGGAGAATTCCCGATTCAGAAGCCGCCGGCAAAACCGGTCAAACCGGAAGAAGGCACCGTGCCTGTTCCCGCCAGGGTAGAGCCGGATCGGAACTCTGTCCGTGCGGGAGAAAAAGCGCTAAACAACCTGTGGTAGGGTCAGGCCGACAAAAACACCGAACTTGTTCGAGACGTAGTGAAACCACAACATGAGGATGGGCTGAATGTCCTTCATCCTTAAGCACAGCGCCGGGGTTGTAATTTGCCTCGGTACACTCTTGTTTGCCGCCTGCGTCAGCATGTCGACGCGTCCCCAGGGTTCCATAGACAAAAGACTGTTAGACACCTGGGAACTTCTTTACCAGGAAAACGATAAGGGCGACCAAGAGCGGCCCAACGAGGCGACCAGAACTCTCATTGAGTTTACCGACAGAGGTCAAGTTATTTTCAACAGAATGGACAAAGACTCGGACAAGATGAAGAAACGCTCAGGGCGCTATTCGGCCGAAAACGAAGAGATTAGCATCACGGACGATGGCGCTGGGGGCAACACAGTGAGATGGCCCTATCAGGTGGCGGGAGACACGCTGGTCCTGCAAATGCCTGAGGTGAAGAAGAAATTCTATTGGCGCCGATATAAGAATTAGAGTGTTTTTTTACGATCTGGGCCTGGCGACGGGTCGGCAGGGACAAGGGTAGCGGAAAAGGGACCGCCTGAAAGAGAGGCCATCCCCCCTTCCACGTTCGAGTTGGAGAAACGGATTGGGCGCGTACTGCAAGAATAAACGGCTTCTGATCGCGATTGTGGCGGGTTTCTCGTCATTGTTCGTCTGGGTTCACTGCACCTTGGCCGCTGAACGGTCGGAAGTGCTCCGGTACGAGGTGACATGGAATGGGAACAAGGCCGGCCACGGGGACATTACGACAAAGGCCAACGCCAAGGAAGTCACTGTGGTAGCACAAGCAGTTTCGGACGGCGTCCTCAAGGCCGTGATTGAACTCTGGAGCCAAATTCACGCCAAATTTACTCCCAAAAACTTCAAGCCTCAAACCTACAAATTCCACCTGAAGTCCAGCTTGTCCAACCCGGAATCGGTCGATCTGGCCTTCGATCACAAGACTCAGCTGGTTCAAGTAAACAAGCAAAAGGGCAGCGAGAGGGAAAGTCATTGCGAGAAGTTCTCCGGGGTTTACGATCCGATTACCGCCATATACTTATTGAGGCATCAGGCTGACTTATCCAAACCGATGTTCGTGGACATTTATGATGGCAAAGATCGGTCGCGACTCCTGGTCAACCCGGCAGGAAACCAGCATGTCAAAGTCAAGACGGGCATGCATCAGGCGGTTTGTCTCGACCTTCGCCTGGTGAAATTGACCGGAGATAAGAAAGAGGTTGCAACTGGAAAGCTTTGGATCTCCAATGACGAACACCGCATCCCACTTTTGTTGACCTCGTCCCCGATCGTGGGGACCATCCGCTTTGAATTGGTTCAAGCTCAACTCTGATCCGTGCGGTGGGCATCATCGGCTTCACTGTTCCGGACAACAAATCCCAATGAACCGCTTATAGCATTTTTCTGAAGTTCTTTTCGAACGGCCCTCTCCCCGTGTCGGGGAGCACCCCGAGTCGGTGTTCGGGACGCAGGCCGAGGAGTTCAACACCTCCGGATTACGCTTTTGCAGGAATGACCGGAACACAGATAGGGAATTACCTTCGAGAATCGCTGGATCGGCATGTTGGGGCACGCCAGGCTGAGGGCAATGGAAATGGGCGACATTTCCCGGGCAAGGGAAATACTTGAATCCATACACAGAGAGGCCCCGGAATCCTACCTGGTCGGAGGCGCTGTGCGAGATCGCCTGATGGGCCGGCCTTGGCCGACGGACCTTGATCTTGCAGTGCCGTGCAACGGATTTGAATTAGCCAGGCGCCTCGCTGGAACCGGACGGTTCAAGGCCACCTTTGTCCCTTTGGATTCAGTATCCGGCACCGGTAGAATCGTATTGCACGGGGACCCGTCGACCGTCCTGGACATTTCCTCCTACAAGGGTCAGGACATCCGTGACGACCTCCGACATCGTGATTTCACCATAAACGCAATAGCAATGACCATCCCCGATTTCTTGGAGGGAGAGGACGAACGAGTTGTTGACTCCACGTCGGGAATCAGGGACCTTCAGACGAAGACCATCCGAGCCTGCTCCGGGGCTGCGTTTGAAGAGGACCCGCTTCGAATCATCAGGGCATTTCGGTTCAAGGCTTCCATGGACTTCACCATTAACGCCGATACGCTCGACCTGATGCCGCGGAGCCTTAAAGGACTGGCTGCTGCATCGCCTGAAAGAATACGAGACGAGTTGATCGCTACCCTCTCTGCCTCAGCCGCTTTTCTTGTGCTGGTTGAAATGGATTCTATGGGAATAATCGATTTACTGCTTCCGGAGATCGTCCCTATGAAAGGATGCCTACAGAATGAATACCACCACCTGGATGTTTGGGACCATACCCTGGAAGCCGTAAAGCAGTTGGAGCAAGTGCTGAGGACTCCGGCAGACTACTTCGCAGATTTGAGCCCTACCGTGGAGCAATACTGCAACGAGGAGCCGGTTAAAGGACGGCAGCGAAGCTCTCTCTTGAAGCTGGCTACGATCTTTCACGACTCAGGTAAGCCTCAGACGGTGTCGAGTAATTCTCACGGGAGAATTCATTTCTTCGGACACGAGAAGATCTCCACCCGACTTTTTGAACAAGCCGGTCTCCGCCTGAAACTGGCCGGCCGAGAGATCAAATCCGTGTCAGAAATAATAGCGGGTCATATGCGCACATTAATCTTTACCAGAGGCCCGGTGACCGGCCGTGCCGTGCATCGCCTGTGCAGGCATTTCAAGAGGGACGTTACGGGCTTGCTCGTGCTTTTCCTTGCCGATCTCAGCGCATCTCGAGGGCCTGCCAGACCACACGGGCTGGAAAGCACGACCCTGGAAAGAGTTCATGAGGCGTTACGGATGTGTCTGGAAGCCGAACGAGAACGACAACCGCCTTTCTTGAACGGCAGAGAGGTGATGGCGATTTTTGGCCTGACTCCAGGGCCCTATCTGGGGAAGATCTTGAAGAAGTTGGACGAATTGCAGGGAGAAGGGGAGGTCAGGACACGGGATGAGGCTGTCGCGGCCACAAGGGCCATTTTGAATGGCCAAACTCAACCGGGAAGAACAAAAGAACCGCAAAAGGAAACAAGAACCCAAAGGAAACACGACTAAGCTTTGAGGCTCTTCGTCCCTCTCGCGGCTATAGCAAACAGGTCTACTGGTCTTTCCCGAAGGTGCTTCCGAGGTTCTCCTTGAGCAAGTCTCCCAGGTTGGAAGCAACCACTTCCTGGCTGTGCATGTACCCCTTCACCTGGTCATAGTCCCCGGTTCTTTCCAGACTCTTGATCGACAGCGCGATCTTTTTGTCCTTCTTATTGACCTTGAGGACCATGGCAGTCAACTCCTCGCCTTCATGAGTGAAGTCAGCGGGTGAATTGACTCTCTCCTTGGAGAGTTCGGAGACGTGTATCATGCCCTCGATGCCTTCCTCTATTTCGAGAAAGACACCAAAGTCCGTTACTGAAGTAACCTTTCCCTTAACCTTGGCCCCGGGAGGATACCGGTCGGGGATGGTTTCCCACGGATCTTCGTGAATCTGCTTGATGCCCAGGGAGAATCGTTCGTTTTCTTTGTCGATGTTGAGGACCACCGCCTGAACGGTTTGGCCTTTCTTGTAAACCTCACCAGGGTGCTTGATCCTTTGTGTCCAGGAGATGTCCGAAATGTGGACCAGTCCGTCAATGCCCTCGTCGATACCCACAAAGATCCCGAAATCAGTAACGTTTCTTATTTTGCCTTCGATCTTGGTCCCCTCGGGGTATTTTTCAGCGATCACATCCCAGGGGTTCGGCCTAAGTTGTTTCATGCCCAAGGATATCCGCTTCTGGTCCTTATCGACGTTAAGAACCACGACATCCACTTCCTCGCCTACCTGGACTATCTTGGACGGGTGGCGAGGCTTCTTGGTCCAGGTCATCTCCGACACGTGAACCAGACCTTCCACGCCTCTCTCCAACTCAACGAATGCACCGTAGTCGGTGATGCTGACAATCTTCCCGCTCCATTTGGAGCCGCCGGGGTACCTTTCCTCGACATTTCCCCACGGGTCCGGCTGGATCTGTTTGAGTCCGAGAGATACCCGCTCCTTGTCCTGGTCAAACTTCAATATCTTAACCTGGATCTCGTCACCCACCTTAAGCACGTCCGATGGGTGGTTGATCCGACCCCAAGACATGTCGGTTATGTGGAGCAGCCCGTCAATGCCGCCAAGATCTATAAACGCACCGTAATCGGTTATGTTTTTCACTGTTCCGGTAAAAAGGCCGGCCCCTTCCATGGCCCCCATGATGAGATTTTTCTTCGCATCCTTGGTCTTTTCAAGCAGCGGCCTTCTCGAAAGCACAATGTTGCCCCGTTTGCGATTGTACTTGAGAACATTAAATTCGAAAGTCTCACCTATATATTTCTCGAAATTCCGCACGGGTCGCAGATCGACCTGGGAGCCGGGTAAAAAAGCGGAGACCCCTATGTCCACCTGAAGGCCTCCCTTTACCCGGGATACGACCTTGCCCATGATTGTCTTCTCAGTCTCGCATATTTCCGCTATCTGGTCCCAAATGCGGATCTTGTCCGCCTTGCTCTTGGACAGTCTCACTTGGCCCGAGGATTCTTCCGTATCTTCCAGGAAGACTCTTACTTCGTCCCCGACGCTGACCGTCAGATCTCCGTTTTCGTCAAGGAATTGCTCAAGAGGAATTTGCCCTTCGGATTTGGAGCCGACATCAATCATCACGAATTCAGGTGTGACTTGCACCACCATCCCCGTGACAACTTCACCCTCTTGAACTCTATGGAAGCTGCTTTCTACAAGTTCCGCGAAATCTTCTTCTCTTGAATTCTCCTGTTCATTTTGCTCGGCAGGAAGGTTGTTGTTTTGGGTTTCCACGTTTTCCATCCAGTTGACACCCCCAGACTCTTTTGTCCCACGTTTGGTTATTCACCGACCCAGGATATCCTATTATATATATACATTTCTCGTTCCTGTGACAAGAAAAAGTTTGGCCTGGCCTACATTTTTGAAGCCTTTCAGCGCAGGATGTGCCACCGGAGAATTGCGAATTCTGATCCGCCCTTTAGCTTGGGGCGCTGCGGCCACGCAACACGCTTTTCGCCTCGATATCCTGTAACATCCGCTCCAAGACCTGTTGAGGTGTCAAGTGTGTAGTGTCGATGACGATGGCATCGCGAGCCTGGACAAGAGGTGAATGGTCGCGGGATTCGTCCCTGTGATCGCGGGCGCGCATTTCTTCTCTGACCTGGTCGAGTGGCGTCGAATTCCCTCGCTGTAGGATTTCCAAGTGACGGCGCTTCGAACGTTCAACCAAATCAGCCGTCACGAAAAATTTCACCGAGGCGTCAGGGAACACGACCGTTCCCATGTCCCTTCCTTCCGCGACCAGGTCCCACCTTGAACCTGCGGCACGCTGGAGGCCAAGAAGGGCCCTTCTCACTTCCGGCCTGGTCGAGAATCGGGACGCCTGCATCCCAAGCCACTCGTCTCTGATCATCTGCGTGACCTCTTCCGGACCGAGGAACAGCCTCATAGAAGCTATCTCCGGTTCTATGCGCAAGTCCAAAGACTCAAGGGCGCTTTCCGGAATGTCCTGGGAATCGGGCACGATGCCGTTACGAATCAGGTGCAAAGCCATCACGCGATAAAGTGCCCCGGTGTCCAGCAGAAAGAACCCCAAACGCTCGGCCAAAAGCTTCGCCGCAGTGGATTTCCCCGCTCCAGCCGGTCCATCAATGGCTATCACGACGGTTCCATGCAAGGGTTCAGGCGTTGTTTTCGAGAGTTTGTCTCTGAACATTACAGTTTCAATTCCTCAGCAACAGGGCTCATGCCGATTCGCACTTCACGGCCTCACTATGACAACGCGGACAGCGTTTCTTTCAAAGCGCTCATAAAACGCCTATTCTCATCTTCTCTTCCAATAGTCACCCTTATCCAGTCCGCCATCCCGAAGGACGCGAGATGCCTCACGATAACTCCCTTGTGCAGCAGAGCTTCATAGCATTCCCTTGCCCCGTTTCCCCAGCGGAAACTAATGAAATTCGACTGGGATGGAATTATCTCCAGGCCCAGGGAAGTTAGTTCCGAGGACAAATAATCCATTCCGTCGCGTGCAAGCTTCAAGGACCTCTGGACGTGTTCAATGTCATCCAGTGCCGCCAGGGCCCCGACTTGGGCGAGGGAATTCACGTTAAACGGGGGTCTAACGCGATTCAGTAGCTCAATGAGCCAGGGCTGAGCGATCCCGTACCCGACCCGCAGGCCGGCCAGCCCGTGAATTTTGGAGAAGGTCCTCAAGACAAGGATCGGCAGCTCGCTGGAGATGTATTCCGCCCCATTGGGGCAGTCGGGATCTTGCACGTATTCGCGGTATGCCTCGTCAAGCACCAGCACAAGTTGCTTCGAGGACAGATCCCTCACGAAAGATTCGAACTCTCCACGAGACACGATGGTTCCCGTGGGGCTGTTGGGCACGGCCAGGAAGATCAGCTTGGTCCGTGGCGTCACTGCTTTGGCTATAGCCGGGAGGTCGGCCCTGTGGTCTTTCAAGGGAACAAGGATCGGTGTACCGCCAAAGGCGCGCACGCAGATACTGTACATGGAAAACGCGTGCTCGCCCATTATTGCTTCATCATCAGGTTGAATGAAGACATGGCCGGCCATCTGCATGATTTCGTCGGAACCGTTCCCGAGAATGATACAGTCCGGGACTACTCCAAAGCGCGAAGCCAGAGCCGATCGGAGATCCGGTCCCGAGGACTCCGGATAAATGTGTGCATCTCCGAGGTGCTCTTCCATGGCCCGGACAGCCAGGGGTGACGGCCCGAGCGGGTTCTCGTTGGAGGCCATTTTTACGGCCTGGGACAAACCCAGCTCTCTCTGTAGCTCGGCCACGGGCTTGCCCGGAACGTAGGGTGGAATGGACAGTATGTGGGAAGGTATTGCCCGCTCCACCCAGGTAGGTTTGGTTTGTTGCATCTGAAGCTCCTGAAAACCCTGCGTTACACCAATTTCCTGACGTTGCGTGCTCTTGACCAGCCGGCTCTACTCCTGGCTCGGCCAATCCTGTAGAGTAGGCGGTGCCGACGGGAACTTGGATTTGACGGCCAATAGGCCAGCCAACGTATGCCAACTTCAGCAGACTCGCCACAATAGATCTCGTCGCGCTTCTTCCGGCGTTCTTGTAGGGCGGGCCGTGCCCGCCATCCTCAAAAGAGCAGCAGGGCCAGTGCCGAACAAAGATTTATACTCCGCGCACAGCGGTCAAGTCAACGCCTGCATCGCGACGAGAGGCCCGGCCGCTGTTACTCTGGATGTTGCAGAACGCGATTTCGCCGCGGGGAACGCGCTAAGCCCAGGGAACAAATATTACTTCTCAGCGGTCTTTGTGCTGAAAGCTGTGTGGATTTCTGGGGTCAAACGGCCCTGTATAGGTGAATGATTATCTTGGGTCAGACCTTTTCCTTGCAGGCCGGCAACCCCTGGTGTACGCTGTAGACCTGAAGCATACGTTGCGGGACAGTTTGATAAGCTTCCGGAGCAGTGCGGTATGTTGACATACAAAGCGATTTACAAGTCTCTCGATGAAGGCGTGCATGC
The genomic region above belongs to Desulfomonile tiedjei and contains:
- a CDS encoding DUF3108 domain-containing protein, whose product is MGAYCKNKRLLIAIVAGFSSLFVWVHCTLAAERSEVLRYEVTWNGNKAGHGDITTKANAKEVTVVAQAVSDGVLKAVIELWSQIHAKFTPKNFKPQTYKFHLKSSLSNPESVDLAFDHKTQLVQVNKQKGSERESHCEKFSGVYDPITAIYLLRHQADLSKPMFVDIYDGKDRSRLLVNPAGNQHVKVKTGMHQAVCLDLRLVKLTGDKKEVATGKLWISNDEHRIPLLLTSSPIVGTIRFELVQAQL
- a CDS encoding CCA tRNA nucleotidyltransferase yields the protein MGDISRAREILESIHREAPESYLVGGAVRDRLMGRPWPTDLDLAVPCNGFELARRLAGTGRFKATFVPLDSVSGTGRIVLHGDPSTVLDISSYKGQDIRDDLRHRDFTINAIAMTIPDFLEGEDERVVDSTSGIRDLQTKTIRACSGAAFEEDPLRIIRAFRFKASMDFTINADTLDLMPRSLKGLAAASPERIRDELIATLSASAAFLVLVEMDSMGIIDLLLPEIVPMKGCLQNEYHHLDVWDHTLEAVKQLEQVLRTPADYFADLSPTVEQYCNEEPVKGRQRSSLLKLATIFHDSGKPQTVSSNSHGRIHFFGHEKISTRLFEQAGLRLKLAGREIKSVSEIIAGHMRTLIFTRGPVTGRAVHRLCRHFKRDVTGLLVLFLADLSASRGPARPHGLESTTLERVHEALRMCLEAERERQPPFLNGREVMAIFGLTPGPYLGKILKKLDELQGEGEVRTRDEAVAATRAILNGQTQPGRTKEPQKETRTQRKHD
- a CDS encoding histidinol-phosphate transaminase, with amino-acid sequence MQQTKPTWVERAIPSHILSIPPYVPGKPVAELQRELGLSQAVKMASNENPLGPSPLAVRAMEEHLGDAHIYPESSGPDLRSALASRFGVVPDCIILGNGSDEIMQMAGHVFIQPDDEAIMGEHAFSMYSICVRAFGGTPILVPLKDHRADLPAIAKAVTPRTKLIFLAVPNSPTGTIVSRGEFESFVRDLSSKQLVLVLDEAYREYVQDPDCPNGAEYISSELPILVLRTFSKIHGLAGLRVGYGIAQPWLIELLNRVRPPFNVNSLAQVGALAALDDIEHVQRSLKLARDGMDYLSSELTSLGLEIIPSQSNFISFRWGNGARECYEALLHKGVIVRHLASFGMADWIRVTIGREDENRRFMSALKETLSALS
- a CDS encoding sigma-54-dependent Fis family transcriptional regulator is translated as MPTVLVVDDEKNYLVVLEDLLQDAGYEVATASSGAQAIEIIQNTPVDTVLSDIKMPGLSGIELLEAVKAVDSDLPVILMTAYAEVDQAVNAMKNGALDHIQKPFDNHDIRRAVARGVERRSLIKNIRRLEAELGTIWGNIVGKSRAMETVFSLMKRVADTPTTVLITGESGTGKELIARGIHKASSRSQAPFVSINCAAVPENLLESELFGYEKGAFTGAVSLKQGKFEFADSGSLFLDEVGEMSLNLQVKLLRVLQEQEFQRVGGNKDIKVDVRIIAATNKDLREEVDAGRFRADLFFRLNVVAINVPPLRERRQDIPVLVAHFLNKFGERLGRSIRDVDPDVMSALYSYSWPGNVRELENVIERGLVLSRSSTLTPDDLPPEIRESHEIEEGIDTLISWERGLAETLDAIEERMIRHALKKAGNVQAQAAKTLGVSRSNLQYKMKKYGLLT
- a CDS encoding (d)CMP kinase codes for the protein MFRDKLSKTTPEPLHGTVVIAIDGPAGAGKSTAAKLLAERLGFFLLDTGALYRVMALHLIRNGIVPDSQDIPESALESLDLRIEPEIASMRLFLGPEEVTQMIRDEWLGMQASRFSTRPEVRRALLGLQRAAGSRWDLVAEGRDMGTVVFPDASVKFFVTADLVERSKRRHLEILQRGNSTPLDQVREEMRARDHRDESRDHSPLVQARDAIVIDTTHLTPQQVLERMLQDIEAKSVLRGRSAPS
- a CDS encoding L,D-transpeptidase; protein product: MWKKRVLIMRNVIAYLGFALSLILATPSVHAQMYYPNSYPQHQYPYGTNQEADAQTWGGPMEQAPNQQQAYGNPAVNLQYDPRDAEMILRDQLSRSRQQQTQPAPTPQPAPSQENMYDNYYGHRIQDEGQVQQVMAEARRVGSLIRNKNGKSFLVIDKRNFQFYLYDQAGRLLRIGPVAIGKGKTDVGAFETPVGVFPIRTKIPVDDWIRPDWYFIEEGEPIPRRWEDRRVPGFFRYKLVFDGSRYVHYAEATGGRLTHGCLGLDWQDAEAVFHTMQVGSYCVIIDHGFLTRLARGEFPIQKPPAKPVKPEEGTVPVPARVEPDRNSVRAGEKALNNLW
- a CDS encoding 30S ribosomal protein S1; its protein translation is MENVETQNNNLPAEQNEQENSREEDFAELVESSFHRVQEGEVVTGMVVQVTPEFVMIDVGSKSEGQIPLEQFLDENGDLTVSVGDEVRVFLEDTEESSGQVRLSKSKADKIRIWDQIAEICETEKTIMGKVVSRVKGGLQVDIGVSAFLPGSQVDLRPVRNFEKYIGETFEFNVLKYNRKRGNIVLSRRPLLEKTKDAKKNLIMGAMEGAGLFTGTVKNITDYGAFIDLGGIDGLLHITDMSWGRINHPSDVLKVGDEIQVKILKFDQDKERVSLGLKQIQPDPWGNVEERYPGGSKWSGKIVSITDYGAFVELERGVEGLVHVSEMTWTKKPRHPSKIVQVGEEVDVVVLNVDKDQKRISLGMKQLRPNPWDVIAEKYPEGTKIEGKIRNVTDFGIFVGIDEGIDGLVHISDISWTQRIKHPGEVYKKGQTVQAVVLNIDKENERFSLGIKQIHEDPWETIPDRYPPGAKVKGKVTSVTDFGVFLEIEEGIEGMIHVSELSKERVNSPADFTHEGEELTAMVLKVNKKDKKIALSIKSLERTGDYDQVKGYMHSQEVVASNLGDLLKENLGSTFGKDQ